Sequence from the Acropora muricata isolate sample 2 chromosome 10, ASM3666990v1, whole genome shotgun sequence genome:
CAGTTTTGTTATCGTGACAGAAATTTCAGCATACATCATCTTTAATGTATCTTTGCAATGTGTAAATACTTTTTAACTTGAACACGCTATTGTGAAATAATAACTTATGACCATTGCACGAAATGCATGGTTGATTTTTTCCCTATTCGGTATGCGTCCTTTGTCTTCGTTTTCGCTAAATGTTTTCACTGACCTCGTTGTTCCTTTGTCTGTCTCTCTAATTTCATAACTACAGATGCAAATCTTCGCCTGTCAACAGAAGAAGAAAATCCAGGTATTTTCAATGTGTAGGATGCAAAATAATGAGGCGATGACGACACAAATCTCGTACCCAGAATGCTCTGGCTTTCTGGTCTTTGGTTGAGCGCCTGGAGAGTCTGATGTAATGGTCACCATTTTCCCAGAAAAATGGGATTCCAGCCTTGGTGCACATGCTTAAAATTAGAACAGAAATAACTGGTTGCCTCATAATGGCAGGTCGGAAGAGCACGTTGAACGTCTTAGAGAAAGATTGATTTAAGTCTTGCTCTCCATAAAAGGACGGAAacggatttttttttaactctaaGTAGAATGAGTGACAGACTCGGTCCTCTAttcatggtgaaaatgattttgttctcgcctgagaaattgaaattacggaatatttcaagtgcgtcgttgctgtctttgatatacgaaggtagtgatttgactatgggtgttcgctctgacgaagggctaacgctcgaaacgtcagctttctaaatctttcacggtggtaattcaacctttatcaacttgtttgataaaagcaaatttttgttttgatctctcccaccgacgcagcaccacagtttctttagaaactagaaattcatcgGTCCTCTATTGTTATGCAGGTAACCAGTAAAGAAAAAATggcttaaggtgattccttagtagtAGAAGCTGATGTAATGTTGTCTTTCGTATCAAGAGAAgctttgcgtaagctccctaataaacCCATACCTAGCTATTGCATAAAGTGAATGGatgatttttatttcattccGTGGTGCCTGTGCTATTTTCGTTTTTGTGACATGTTGTCTACGGGACTGTTGTTCCTTTACCTCTCTCTCTGATCTTGCAATTGCAGATGAATTTCCTTCCCCGCCATGTCAAGAAACCAGTACAGGTactgtattttaaaaattttaaatatcATTATGCGTTTGTTAGTCGTTTTTTAatgttgtgtttttttcttttttcacgaTGCATCGCGAAATCCATTTTCAGTTTAATGTGCACAGTTTTGTTATCGTGACAGAAATTTCAGCATACATCATCTTTAATGTATCTTTGCAATGTGTAAATACTTTTTAACTTGAACACGCTATTGTGAAATAATAACTTATGACCATTGCACGAAATGCATGGTTGATTTTTTCCCTATTCGGTATGCGTCCTTTGTCTTCGTTTTCGCTAAACGTTTTCACTGACCTCGTTGTTCCTTTGTCTGTCTCTCTAATTTCATAACTACAGATGCAAATCTTCGCCTGTCAACAGAAGAAGAAAATCCAGGTATTTTCAATGTGTAGGATGTAAAATAATGAGGCGATGACGACACAAATCTCGTACCCAGAATGCTCTGGCTTTCTGGTCATTGGGTGAGTGCCCGGAGAGTCTGATGTAATGGTCACCATTTTCCCAGTAAAAATGGGATTCCAGCTTGGTGCACATGCTTAAAATTAGAACAGAAATAACCGGTTGCCTCATAATGGCGGGTCGGAAGAGCACGTTGAACGTCTTAGAGAAAGATTGATTTAAGTCTTGCTCGCCATAAAAGgaaacagaatttttttaaactacaAGTAGAATGGGTGACAGACTCGGTCCTCTATTGTTATGCAGGcaaccaataaagaaaaaaaaatggcttaaggtgattccttagtaatagaagttgttGTAAGATTCTCTTTCGAATCAACAGAagctttgcttaagctccctaataaacCCATACCTAGCTATCACATAAAGTGAATGGatgatttttatttcattccGTGGTGCCTGTGTTATTTTCGTTTTTGCGACATGTTGTCTACGGGCCTATTGTTCCTTTACTTCTCTCTCAGATCTTGCAACTCCAGTTGAATTTCCTTCCTTGCCATTTCAGGAAAGCGGTACaggtattttaaaattttaaatatcaTTATGCGTTTGCTAGTcgtttttgcccccgcagggttttggcccagacggccaaaacccgaggaggcatcctagaggtccccgcgtattaggtaggaaaatttcacagtaccagaaaaaatttcaatttttcaagaacagggctcgcaaggtattACCGAAAAGTtcgcaagggattgccgaaacttcgttgggggtcgaagaaacactcgaaggagtctgggagcgAAGTCTTTTcacgagattctgaagtggaaagggaagagctgtaattaaatgaaaaaaaaaatcatatcattgtccatccgatttagagttaaaattgcagaaactcatatagctcattcatattaacctcttactaaccgagcgcgagggccgtactggggaatattggcccgaggtcgtgacagtacggacctcgctgcgctcggtccgtacgaaaacgaccgagggccaatattccccggtacggctcgagcaagctgggttagtaagtagtttattatatggcactctgtttctgaTAGTGAAATGCACTTTCGGTGGtttgcacttaaaaatgtttgtcttctccacccatctttgaaatttcggtaaaaatttcaatctttttagcttctgctggtagtttcaatgtgaagaataacaatattcacacttttttttcgctgttttggttgcaaatcttgaatttgccggcttcgctccaaaacaaaaatacacggattggaccatttccatggaaacggtccgtactgcaaaatcctgaccgagaaagaaccaatcagagcacagggatttgcctaagactgggtttgccatataataaagtaagtttatttgctgaaaaatcgcatcgacgTCCATCTGATGTAGAAACTCGCATTGTTCATCGATGTCTtaaaccgaaagatacggtcacactcggatttgtcggacacaaatcaaacctaactgggcgcgaaagactcgcaccacaatccaaaaatttattcattgattgagaaaaggacaaaaaactggtttagtgaaattggcatattttcagagttctagaggtgtagaggtcgcttttgggtagcgtgtcacgtgTCAgtgtgaaaagaagtttatctcacatTTTggattgttgttcatacgctaatatctcagttgaagcctaagtttaataatgccgaaacgaaaaagccatttcatgaattcagctttaagcattcctcgaactttttcttgtgcattggatacttttctaaaaaaaaaacatttatcaaatttactgtagctgtgagaaatgaattcacggagcttctttttagcacatgctcaagatattgttggaattattgccattttattttttctcgttcatgttttcgaccggaagtgagtctcagtattattgtaaaatgtaacgtcaatcgcggggcaaagtgacagggatcggaaatggaagatcacgttcaaccaataggattagtttttattacaatgcgtgaatgatttcactgtaatctagggaggtacgcgtgctagtgaatgcattgagtgtagtgaaaagttgctatttttaTGTGAAATTTTCCAGATGTATTCAAACAACCAAACTtgttaaataaccaaaaaaaaggtgagaaaataaacattttacgaaaaaagcgggggcagctctagtgagaactattactagtataaaatgttgtgtgtttttcttatttcacgATGCATCGCGAAACCTATTTTCAGTTTCATCATCTTTAATTAATGTAGCTTCTCAATGTGTAAATTTAACACGAACACGCTATTGTGAAATCATACCTTATGAGCATTGCACAAATTGCATGGTTGATTTTTTCCCTATTCGGTATGCTTGCCATATTTTAGTTTTTGCTAAACGTTTTCACTGACCTCGTTGTCCCTTTGTCTGTCTCTCTGATTTTATAACTACAGATGCAAATCTTTCCCTGTCAATAGAGGAAACAAATGCAGGTATTTTCAATGCGTAGGTGATAAAATAGTGAGATGAACACGAAACAAATTTCGTACGTAGAGTGCTCTGGCTTTCTGGTCAGCGGGTGAGCGACCGGAGAGTCTGAGGTAGTGATCACCATATTCCCAGAAAACGTGGGGTTCCAGTCTTGGTGTGCATGCTTAAAGTTAGAACGGAAAAAACTGATTGTCTCACAATGGCGGGTTGGAATAGCGCGTTGCAGTTCTAAGAGGAAGATTGGTCTCAGTCTTGCTCACTGTAAATTTAAACCGAATTCTTTCCACGATAAATAGATTAGTGACCGACTCGGTCCTCTATTGTTATGCAGGCAGCCAATAAGGAAACAATggcttaaggtgattccttagtaatgGAAATTGTCGCAAGATTTTCTTCAAACTCTTACTCTCTCGATTAATATTGTTCCCTACATTGTGGGGAGTCGTAATGTGCAATAAAGAAGATACGCCTCCAGGGCGCGTTTGGGGGATATAACTTGATCAAGTTACTCATtcaaggtggccgaacacagttttcaagtgcatATGCCTAATTCATCGTTACTTTTAAACTGTTTACGATTTGGCCCCCGTTTCTTGCAAGAGTAaaggttaaccacagaagagtttattctcgcattttggttaagctgtgtgctgttgccatggcaacggggttggttaaaaacaaggcttaaaaaaatagtttttgtttatttaaaagaaaaatccaGTCGTTacattttcttcatcgtttgcccactacgaattgacatcaaatcccttctgtcaacactgttctaataaaattttgacataggcgattttcgtaatttgccgtaaatcgttttctgtagtattaaaaattccctatgtcaaaattcagatttttatTGATAGATCATTCATGTGgtttctaaactattttttggccaaatttcttgaaattctaacgactggatcgttagaaatgtCTGCATTATACAGCAttaaactgggttcctcggtcggttaacgttgctcgagggttcctcaggttcatttcgttcgaaaacaaataatGTGTAAAAGAATTAATACGCatttaactgtttgttttgctttttaaaagccACGCTGGCTTTTACATagcactgctgaccgcgcggaaactatGTTCGGCTACCTTAATcgcaactatatcaaaattctcgaatctgattggtcatcagcagccctgatttgagccttaattgtacagttgcacacgtcatgcacttgtaattgtacagttgtgtTGGACAATTCGCGTCATCAAGCTCAccctagttgcacttgaatgggttatctttttcagcatctaccttagaagttgaatatatcaacctgtcaaatagtttataccactgtcttattcttctcgaactttGTTATATaattacgattaattagtaattggacttgtTGTGTTCTACAATTCAGGGAATcgggctcgtaatttcaaaatcggcctcgcgcttcgcgattttgaaaataaaatgaaatagcgtatatatatatatatattatcaaCGTGCCGGCTAAGTCAAATAGAACAATGCGTTCAATAAAATGCTGTCGCGTAATGTTGTCACTGGTTGGTGATGATCGTGAAATATCTTTAGAAAGGTAGTAACTAAGGAAGTTGACGAAAGAGTGCATCGACTAGCGTGCCACATATTTGAAGTCAGATTATAGTTCGCGAGCAATCAGAAGATCAGTTTGACGCTACCCTTGTTTAAAATAATTGCGACTCAAGAAGTTACCATTGATTGCTACTGAATCAGATCCCGTTACGACGTCATAAAAGTGTTGAGTCCAGGGGAATACCACTGAAAATATCCCGCCTGATTTATTTGGATTTTTATCTATGGGTCTTGAATCGTAATTTTTTAGTTCCATTCATTTTTAACCGGATCAGCGTCAAACTGTCATATGTGAAATTGTAATACATTTAATTTGCTTTCAAAGTCTTTAATTGCAGTCAATGTTTGTTGGAAAACATTTCGCTTAAATAGGGGGCTGTGGCAACGGCAACGATGACGTATGGAATTTGCATATGTAATGAGCAAAAACAACGATTTCTACACGCGTTGCACGCTTTGGACgtgtgtttttcattttggcaGATTTGTTTGACGTCTTCTATGACTAAAGAACGAAGACAGGTGGTTCCCATTTTATATTCCGAACGACTTGAAACAACTACTTTGCATTTCACAAATAATGCGAACTTGTATTTTGGTGAGACGTCctcgttgccgtcgccgtcgttaTTCCTACAAACTCGCTCAATAGTTAAACATTCACCCTTTTGTTAATTTTGGCCTTCTCTTTTTCCAGATACCTTGCAGGATCTGTCAAAACTACTTCACGAGTTTCCATACTTTGTTAATCGAAAAACTGACGAACTTTCCCTTATTGTGAAGTGTCTTGATCCAGAAAATAGGCAGTGTCATGGCGTGTTCATAGATGGAGCTCCAGGGATTGGCAAGACGATCCTTGCAACCGAGGCTGCTAACAAGTTACGAAACGATAAAAGACATGTCCTTGTTGCGTACATCGACTGCAATGACATTAACTCTTTCGAATCCTTCACAGGAACAGTCATTGAGCAAATTTGCCGTTTGCCTGCCGTAGACGATCCAGCtactgaaataaaaaagcgcTTAAATGCAagcaaatattatttttacattttctttcTGGATAACTTTGAGTGTTTTATTGAAGAGAATAACAACCCGCAGGAGGATCAACCTTCGACAGCAGCAGCCCCATGTCGTGATTACAGAGACAGAGTCCTAACGTTTATCGGTGAAATTGCTAGACGCCCGACAAACATCAAGTTTCTTGTTACTTCGTCggaaaaagtttgttttccgAGGCTAGCGATGAAAAAGATACATTTGAACCCGTTTGATAAAGACGAATCATCTAAGCTTTTGGAAAAAGTACGAAGTGCCGACAAAGCATCTGTCGAAGAATCCGAAGAACTTTGCGAGAGTTGCAGTGGTATTCCGCTGGTACTCCACACTTTGATCTCGTTGCAAGAGGATCTGAAATGTTTTGTAACATCACCTCCGGAAGAGAGAACAAATTTTTTGTGGAAGATGAAAGCAGTGcctaaagaagaaaaaattgaagttTGCCTAAACCATTGCTTCCAAAGGCTGACACCCCAAGCACAACTGACCTTACTACGTTTGTGTCTTTACAAGGGTTTGTTTACTCCAGAGAAAGCAGCAAAAATCTTTTGCCCTCCTAAGTCAAGCGAACATAATCCCAGAGCTTTTGTCTGGGAattgggacggtgcaatctcttGCACCTACAGAAATTCCAAGATACAAACAAATATACATTTCTCACGGTCATTCGAGAACATTTCAAACTCAAGGCAAAGCAAGAATATCACGAAGAGATCCAACATGCCCGTGGTCTGCTGATCGATTACctcatttctttcttgaaagagaCTTTCATGGTGTTCTTGGGCAAAAATTCAGTGAAATCGGCTATCGAGGAGTTTTCATGGGAAAAGGAGAACGTAATGCAGCTGGTTGAATGGATCGACAAGGGTGAAATGGATGAGGAGCGAGTTAAGAAAAGTATCGACGTCTTTAATATAACAGGAGAGATGCTTGCCAAGATTATGGCAAAATTCAGTTATGAAAATGTTTACAAATCTTTGGTGAAGAAGTGCAAAGAAATGGGAGACCAGCGGAGACTGGCTGAGAGTTTGACTTCTCTTGGAATCAAGGAAATCTTCAACTGCATATGCCCAGCCGGTCTGTGCGACAAAGCTATTCAGCGAGTTCGGCGCTTTTTGGATGAAGCTGACAAGATCCAGACTCAACTTCAAGTCAACAAGGGTAACAGCCGTGCCCAGTGCCTCGCTAAGCTTGGTCGCTGTCTAGTAAGAAGAGATGAGAAAGAGCGAGGGAAGGCCATGATTCAGGAGGCAATATGTATCAGAGAGGCTGCAGTCGAAACACCTGATGATCATGAAGAAGAAGGCGGTGAGAATGTCTGCTATGTCATGCTGGGTGCAACGTATAACGACATGGCAGGTGAGTCCAACAATGCACCGCCTTGTGCAACTTACGTTTCGTGGGGCGCTCGTAAAAAAGATGCTGAAAATGTAGTCCATCTgactttatataataacccaagttattctcgcattctgattagttctcgcctatgatctattagaggacagacgcatagatgacgacagcgctcgattcaagtttgttttgaatttttttaattttgactatgaaccaatcacaattctttgctaagcatagcaaccaatcagttcgcttcattttgtatagacattagatcacgtcagtgctattttcgtgtctgtcaaagtggcgaaatttgaaataaaaatacagtTTTCGTATGGTATCTTCTGATGCCCATGTTCTttttagtcaatt
This genomic interval carries:
- the LOC136931794 gene encoding uncharacterized protein isoform X1, with protein sequence MAQNEASKQISIPQKDDGHHAPEMQENNRVEGDNPSEPVQETNPVTRCLQACCCCTSLSELATEDDVPLLPSQETRINANLRLSTEEENPDEFPSPPCQETSTDANLRLSTEEENPDLATPVEFPSLPFQESGTDANLSLSIEETNADTLQDLSKLLHEFPYFVNRKTDELSLIVKCLDPENRQCHGVFIDGAPGIGKTILATEAANKLRNDKRHVLVAYIDCNDINSFESFTGTVIEQICRLPAVDDPATEIKKRLNASKYYFYIFFLDNFECFIEENNNPQEDQPSTAAAPCRDYRDRVLTFIGEIARRPTNIKFLVTSSEKVCFPRLAMKKIHLNPFDKDESSKLLEKVRSADKASVEESEELCESCSGIPLVLHTLISLQEDLKCFVTSPPEERTNFLWKMKAVPKEEKIEVCLNHCFQRLTPQAQLTLLRLCLYKGLFTPEKAAKIFCPPKSSEHNPRAFVWELGRCNLLHLQKFQDTNKYTFLTVIREHFKLKAKQEYHEEIQHARGLLIDYLISFLKETFMVFLGKNSVKSAIEEFSWEKENVMQLVEWIDKGEMDEERVKKSIDVFNITGEMLAKIMAKFSYENVYKSLVKKCKEMGDQRRLAESLTSLGIKEIFNCICPAGLCDKAIQRVRRFLDEADKIQTQLQVNKGNSRAQCLAKLGRCLVRRDEKERGKAMIQEAICIREAAVETPDDHEEEGGENVCYVMLGATYNDMAVALSFENHHREAVNIRENQVMPIYRDRLGYHPFTATILNHLSNDHRDLKKFKAAEKYAGQALRIRLELLADHRDTTKSLFDLGVARKANGKFRKAKDLLEQCKTMQERVVNDCTLEEKVEEELSDVNRLLKMEQSGAKISEPSFVQEN
- the LOC136931794 gene encoding uncharacterized protein isoform X2, giving the protein MAQNEASKQISIPQKDDGHHAPEMQENNRVEGDNPSEPVQETNPVTRCLQACCCCTSLSELATEDDVPLLPNANLRLSTEEENPDEFPSPPCQETSTDANLRLSTEEENPDLATPVEFPSLPFQESGTDANLSLSIEETNADTLQDLSKLLHEFPYFVNRKTDELSLIVKCLDPENRQCHGVFIDGAPGIGKTILATEAANKLRNDKRHVLVAYIDCNDINSFESFTGTVIEQICRLPAVDDPATEIKKRLNASKYYFYIFFLDNFECFIEENNNPQEDQPSTAAAPCRDYRDRVLTFIGEIARRPTNIKFLVTSSEKVCFPRLAMKKIHLNPFDKDESSKLLEKVRSADKASVEESEELCESCSGIPLVLHTLISLQEDLKCFVTSPPEERTNFLWKMKAVPKEEKIEVCLNHCFQRLTPQAQLTLLRLCLYKGLFTPEKAAKIFCPPKSSEHNPRAFVWELGRCNLLHLQKFQDTNKYTFLTVIREHFKLKAKQEYHEEIQHARGLLIDYLISFLKETFMVFLGKNSVKSAIEEFSWEKENVMQLVEWIDKGEMDEERVKKSIDVFNITGEMLAKIMAKFSYENVYKSLVKKCKEMGDQRRLAESLTSLGIKEIFNCICPAGLCDKAIQRVRRFLDEADKIQTQLQVNKGNSRAQCLAKLGRCLVRRDEKERGKAMIQEAICIREAAVETPDDHEEEGGENVCYVMLGATYNDMAVALSFENHHREAVNIRENQVMPIYRDRLGYHPFTATILNHLSNDHRDLKKFKAAEKYAGQALRIRLELLADHRDTTKSLFDLGVARKANGKFRKAKDLLEQCKTMQERVVNDCTLEEKVEEELSDVNRLLKMEQSGAKISEPSFVQEN
- the LOC136931794 gene encoding uncharacterized protein isoform X3; amino-acid sequence: MAQNEASKQISIPQKDDGHHAPEMQENNRVEGDNPSEPVQETNPVTRCLQACCCCTSLSELATEDDVPLLPSQETRINANLRLSTEEENPDEFPSPPCQETSTDANLRLSTEEENPDLATPVEFPSLPFQESGTDTLQDLSKLLHEFPYFVNRKTDELSLIVKCLDPENRQCHGVFIDGAPGIGKTILATEAANKLRNDKRHVLVAYIDCNDINSFESFTGTVIEQICRLPAVDDPATEIKKRLNASKYYFYIFFLDNFECFIEENNNPQEDQPSTAAAPCRDYRDRVLTFIGEIARRPTNIKFLVTSSEKVCFPRLAMKKIHLNPFDKDESSKLLEKVRSADKASVEESEELCESCSGIPLVLHTLISLQEDLKCFVTSPPEERTNFLWKMKAVPKEEKIEVCLNHCFQRLTPQAQLTLLRLCLYKGLFTPEKAAKIFCPPKSSEHNPRAFVWELGRCNLLHLQKFQDTNKYTFLTVIREHFKLKAKQEYHEEIQHARGLLIDYLISFLKETFMVFLGKNSVKSAIEEFSWEKENVMQLVEWIDKGEMDEERVKKSIDVFNITGEMLAKIMAKFSYENVYKSLVKKCKEMGDQRRLAESLTSLGIKEIFNCICPAGLCDKAIQRVRRFLDEADKIQTQLQVNKGNSRAQCLAKLGRCLVRRDEKERGKAMIQEAICIREAAVETPDDHEEEGGENVCYVMLGATYNDMAVALSFENHHREAVNIRENQVMPIYRDRLGYHPFTATILNHLSNDHRDLKKFKAAEKYAGQALRIRLELLADHRDTTKSLFDLGVARKANGKFRKAKDLLEQCKTMQERVVNDCTLEEKVEEELSDVNRLLKMEQSGAKISEPSFVQEN